TTCACGCGCGCCATCGCGCCGCCGATCCACGGGTCACGCCGCTTCCTGCTCGGCGGCTCCATCCAGCCGTCGGAGTTCGCGAAGCTCGCCGTCATCGTGTGGACGGCGATGCTGCTCGTGAAGAAGCAGGAGGACGGCACGCTGCGTCGCCTCACGAAGGGACTGTTCCCGTTCCTGCTCGTCGTCGGCGCGCTCGCGATGTTCGCGATCCTCGAGCCGGACCTGTCGATCGCGATGACGTTCCTGCTCATCATGGCGATCATCCTGTTCGCCGGCGGCGTGCGTATCGGCCACTTCATCGCGCTCGGCGTGATGGGCATCCCGGTGCTCTGGCACGAGGCGGAGAAGCTCCAGTACGTCGTGCTGCGTCTCATCTCGTTCTTCCATCCCGACGAGAAGGCGCACGCGATCGTGAGCTACCAGCTGCAGCAGTCGCTCGTCGCCGTCGGCTCCGGCGGCGTGTTCGGGACGGGTTTCGGCAAGGGCGTGCAGCAGTACGGCTTCCTGCCGTTCCCGTACTCCGACTTCATCGGGAGCAACATCGGCGAGGAGTGGGGCTTCGTCGGCCTCGTGCTGCTCACGGCGTTCTATGCGCTGTACGCGTGGCTCGGCTTCCGCATCGCCGCGGCGGCGCGCACGCCGTTCCAGAAGATGGTGGCGGTCGGCGTCACGACGACGATGGTGCTCACCGCGTATCTGCACATCGGCGTCGTCATCGGCCTCCTGCCGACGACGGGGCTCACGCTGCCGTTCATCTCGTACGGGCGCTCCAACCTCGTGCTGTCGCTGCTCATGACCGGGCTGCTGGTGAACATCGGCAGCGAGAAGCAGCGCATCGTCGGCGAGCACGCCACCAACCCGTTCACCCCGTAGTGTTCTCCACGCTCCACGCTCTACGCTCGCCGTGCCGCCGGGGCATGGTGAGCGGGGAGCGTGGAGCGTGGAGCGTAGAGGAACCATGCGGATCGTGGTGACTGGGGGCGGCACGGGAGGCCATCTGTACCCGGGACTGGCGATCGCGCGCGCGCTCGTGCGTGCCGACCCGCGCGTGCAGCCGTTCTTCGTCGGCGCGCGCCGCGGCATCGAGCGCGACGTGCTGCCGACGACGGAGTTCCCGCACCTGCTGCTGGATCTCCATCCGCTGTATCGCAGCGCGCCGTGGAAGAACTGGCTCACCGTGCGCGGCGCGTTAGGCGCGTGGAGCACGCTCGGGCGGCTGTTCCGCGAGGAGCGGCCAGCCGCCGTGATCGGCACCGGCGGCTACGCGGCGGGGCTCGCGCTCGCGTACGGGGTGACGCACGGCGTGCCGACGATGCTGAACGAGGCGGACAGCCACCCGGGGCTCACGACGCGGCTGTTCGCGCGTTGGGCGCGTGAGGTGTTCCTCGGCTTTCCCGAAGGCGCGCGACTGCTGAAGCCGGGCCGTCGCACGCGCGTCGAGGCGTTCGGCAACCCGATCGAGCCGCCGCCGGCGGTGCGCCCCGATCGCCCGGCGGCGCGCGCCGCGTGGGGCTTTCCGGCGAACGGCCTCGTGCTGCTCGCCGTCGGCGGGAGCCAGGGCGCGAAGGCGATCAACGACACGCTCGCCGCGTGGGTGCGGCGCGGGCTCCCCGACGGCGTGCATCTGCTGTGGGCGACGGGGAAGAATCAGTACGAGCCGTACGCGGCGCTCGACGGCGCGTCAGGGGATCGCGTGCGCGTGCGGCCGTATCTGTCGCCGATCGCGGAGGCGTACGCGGCGGCCGATCTCGCGCTCACGCGCGCCGGCGCGATGACGATCGCCGAGCTGTGCGCGTGGGGAATTCCGTCCGTGCTCGTGCCGCTGCCGACGGCGGCCGCCGACCACCAGACGCACAACGCGCGCGCGATGGCGAACGCCGGCGCCGCGGTGCACGTGCCGCAGAGCGAGCTCACGCCCGAGCGGCTCGACGCCGTGGTCGGCGAGCTGCGTTCGGAGTCGGCGCGCGGGGCCCTCGCCGCGCGGGCCGCGGAGCGAGGCCGCCCCGACGCCGCCGCGCGCATCGCGGCTCGCGTGCTCGAGAGCGTCGCTGGCGCTCCCATCTGACGCGAGCCGGTCTATATTGCGCCGCGGCCTCATATGTCTCTCCTGTCTGCAGTCGATCCCCGTCCGGTCCACTTCGTCGGCGTCGCCGGCGCCGGAATGAGCGCCCTCGCCGAGCTCCTCGCGCGGCGCGGCGCCATCGTCACCGGGTGCGACGCGCACCCGTCGCACGAGGATGATCTGCGCCGCCTGGGGATCGACGTGCGCGCCGGCCACGATCCGGCGCACGTGCGCGGTGCGCGCGCGGTGGTCGTGACGTCGGCCGTGCCGAAGGACCACCCCGAGCTCGCGGCCGCGCGCGCCGCCGGGCTGCCGGTGATCCGCCGCGCCGAAGCGCTCGCCGAGGCGATCGCCGGCGGCACCGTGGTCGGCGTGGCCGGCACGCACGGCAAGACGACGACGACGGTGATGACGACGGAGGCGCTCACCGCCGCCGGGCTCGCGCCGACCGGGATCGCCGGCGGCCGCGTGGGCGCATGGGGTGGCAACCTGCGCGTCGGCGCGTCGATCGACGCAGAGCGTGCGCTGTTCGTGGTGGAGGCCGACGAGTACGATCGCTCGTTCCTCGCGCTGACGCCCGATGTCGCCGTGGTGACCAACGTCGAGGCCGACCATCTCGACATCTATCGCGATCTCGACGACATCCGCGGCGCGTTCACCGAGTACGCGCGGCGTGCGCGCTATGTCGTCGCGAGCGCCGACGACGAGGGCGCGCGGTCGCTGCCGTACGCGGCGTCGTCGGAGGTCGTCCGCTTCGGCGTCACGCACGTCGCGGATGCGCGGCTCGTCGCGCGCGACGTACGCGCGGAGAACGGCGGCACGCGGTTCCTCGTGACGTACGACGGCGAGGACCTGGGCGAGATCGCGCTGCGCGTGCCGGGCGAGCACAACGTGCGCAACGCGCTCGCCGCGATCGGCGTCGGCCTGCTGCTCGGCGCGAAGCTCGACGCGATGCGGCCGGGGCTCGAGTCGTTCGGCGGCGTGGAGCGTCGCTTCCAGCGCCTCGGCGCGGGTGCGGGCGTCGAGGTCGTCGACGACTATGCGCACCATCCGACGGAGATCGAGGCGACGCTCGCCGCGGCGCGCGCCGCGTTCCCCGGCCGCCGCGTCGTCGCCGCGTTCCAGCCGCACCTGTTCACGCGCACGCGCGATTTCGCCGGGGAGTTCGCGCGCGCGCTCGCCGCGGCCGACGCGGTGTTCCTCACCGAGATCTATCCCGCGCGCGAGCAGCCGATCGACGGCGTGAGCGCGGATCTCATCGTCGACGCGGCGCGCGCGTTGGGCCGCCCGGTGACGTGGCGGGGCGAGCGCGCCGCCCTCGCCGACGCGCTCGCGGCGCACGCCGAGCGGGGCGACGTCGTGATCACGCTCGGCGCGGGCGACGTGACGCTCACCGGTCCGGAGCTGCTCGAGCGGCTGCGCGCGCCGCGGCACGCGGAGGCTGGGGCATGAGCGCGCCGGCGTTCGCGCACGACGCGATGCACGACGAGCACGACGACGAGCGTGTCGAGCGTCCATCGCGGCGTCGCGCGCGCGACGACGACGCGCCGCGTCGCCCGCGGTGGCGCGCGATCTTCGGCCTCACGGTGCTCGTGCTGTTCGTCGCCGCGCTCGCCTCGTCGCCATGGTGGGTGCCACGCGCGCTGTCGCGGCTGGCGTACTTCCGTGTGCGTCGCGTCGAGATCGACGGCGCACGCTACGCGCCGCCCGCCGAGCTGCTGGCGCGGCTGAAAGTGGACACGACGTGGTCGGTGTGGACGGATCTCGACGCGCTCGGTCGGCGCGTGTCGCGGCATCCGCTCGTCGCGAGCGCGCGTGTCGAGCGTCATCTTCCGGGCACGCTGCGCGTCGTGGTCAGCGAGCGCGTGCCGGTCGCGATGACGCCGTCGCGCGACGGGCTCGCCGTGCTCGGCGCCGACGGCCGCGTGCTGCCGATCGATCCGAGCCGCGTCGGCGGTGTCGACGTGCCCGTCGTCGCGTCGCCCGACGCGGCGGCGCTGCGCGTGCTCGACGCGCTGCGGCGCGAGGCGCCGGTGCTCTACGCGCGCGTGAGCGAGCTGCGGCGCGTGGGGCGCGACGAGCTGCGGCTCACGGTGATGCCCGAGCGCGGCGACACCGTGGGACAGGCGCCGTTCCTGCTGCGCGTGTCGCCCGACGTGACGCCGGCGCGGCTCGCCGATCTGCTTCCGGTCGAGAGTGACCTGGCGCGACGCCGCGTCCGCGTCTCCGAGATCGATCTCCGCTATCGTGATCAAGTGATCGCCAGACTGCCATGAAGACCGAACGAACCGTCGCGGGGCTCGACATCGGATCGGGAAAGACGGTCGCGGTGATCGCCGAGATCGTCGGCGAGCTGCCGAAGCGGCCGGGAATTCGCGTGCTCGGTGTCGGCGAGGCGCGCACGACCGGCATGCGCCGCGGCGTCGTCACCGACATCGAGGAGACGACGCGCTCGGTGCGCCGCGCGCTCGACGACGCCGAGCGGATGGCCGGCGTGCAGGCGGACTCCGCGTTCGTCGGCATCGCGGGCGAGCACGTGCGCGCGATGACGAGCCAGGGCATCGTCGCCGTCGCCGGCGCGGAGATCACGAAGTCCGACGTCGATCGCGTGAACCAGGTCGCGCGCGTGCAGCCGCTGCCGCAGGATCGCGAGCTGCTGCATGCGATCCCTCAGGAGTACAGCGTCGACCGTGGCGGCGGCATCCAGGACCCCGTCGGCATGACGGGGATGCGCCTCGAGACGGAGATGTACCTCGTCACGATCGGTGCGTCGCCGGCGACGAACCTGCGCAAGAGCGTGGAGCGCGCGGAGTGCAAGGTGCGCGAGCTCGTGCTCGAGCCGCTGGCGAGCGCACTCGCCGTGCTCACCGAGGACGAGAAGGAGCTCGGCGTGGCGCTCATCGAGCTCGGCGCGGGCTCCACCGACGTCGCGGTGTTCCACGAGGGGAAGATCCGTCATCTCGCGACGATCGCGTTCGGCGGCGCGCACGTGACGAACGATCTCGTGCACGGACTCGGCGTCACGCAGCACGATGCGGAGCAGCTGAAGGAGCAGTTCGCGGTCGCGTACGAGTCGCTCGTCGACCAGAAGGAGATCATCGCGCTGCCGGCGACGGCGACGCACGGCGAGCGGCAGATCCCGCGCGAGCTGATCGCGCACATCGTGCACCAGCGCCTCGACGAGATCTTCGACCTCGTGCAGCGCAGCGTGCAGGGCGCGTCGTATGGTGGTCGGCTGAGCGGCGGCGTGGTGCTGACCGGTGGCGGTGCGGCGATGCCCGGCGTCACCGAGCTGGCGAGCGACGTGTTCGGCACGACGGCGCGCGTGGGCACGCCGGGCGAGCAGGTGACGGGGCTGCGCGAGTCGGTGGAAGGACCGGGCTACGCGACGGTGCTCGGGCTCGCGCTCTACGGCGCGTCGCGCGTGGCGATCGGCGGTGCGCCGCAGAAGAAGCGCGTCACGATCGAGACGCCGGGCGTCGACAAGTGGGCGCAGCGCGTGAAGCTGTGGCTTCAGGACTTCTTCTGAGCCGTGCGACGCGCAGCGGCGTTCCTAACGCGCGGCGTGAAAGCGCGCGGAACTCTTGTCAAGTCCGACACGTTGGCGCGGCGGGCGTCACGCTGGCAGCCGGACCGCGCGGGTGGCGCGGCACACCGATCGCGCTGTGTCGGACGTCACACCGACGCGCGGTTGCGTCGCCCGCTGTTGTGGAAAACGCGTGACGGCGCTAGACATCATTTCGTCGCTTTCCGCGCAGCGGGTGGCGACATGGCAGCGGCGGCGAAACGTGTTATATTCGCTCCCTGCCCGAGTCACGACACCGGCCGCGCCTCCCACCTGCGTCAGCCGCGCGTGACTCGCGAAGACCCGGCAGCTCTCTCTCCCGGCTTCGTTCTTTCCCCGTCCACACGCAGCACACTCGGAGTCGTGCCCGCATGATCTTCGAATTCGAGGAGAGCGCCACCCAGAACGCCCGCATGAAGGTCGTGGGCGTCGGCGGGGGCGGCGGAAATGCCGTCAACCGGATGATCGACGAGCACCTCGAGGGGGTCGAGTTCATCTCGGTGAACACGGACGCGCAGGCGCTGCTCAGCTCGAAGTCCGACGTCAAGATCCAGATCGGGAAGAAGCTCACGCGGGGACTCGGCGCCGGCGCGCGTCCGGAGATCGGGCGCCAGGCGATCGACGAGAGCCGCGACGAGGTGCTGCGCGTGCTGCAGAACGCCGACCTGGTGTTCATCACGTGCGGTATGGGTGGTGGAACGGGTACCGGCGCGGCGCCGGTCGTGTGCGAGCTGGCGCGCGAGGCCGGGGCGCTCACCGTCGGCATCGTCACCAAGCCGTTCCTGTTCGAGGGCCGTAAGCGCATGCGGCAGGCGGAGCAGGGCATCGCCGAGATGCGCAAGCACGTCGACACGATGATCGTCGTGCCTAACGAGCGGCTGCTCGCCGTCGTCGGCAAGGGGATCCCGTTCCAGGATGCGCTGAAGAAGGCCGACGAGGTCCTGCTGCACGCGACGCAGGGCATCAGCTCCCTCATCAGCGTCACCGGTCTCGTGAACGTCGACTTCGCCGACGTGCGCACCGTGATGCAGAACGGCGGCTCGGCGCTCATGGGCACCGGAATGGGCCGCGGTGAGAACCGCGCCACCGAGGCCGCGCAGCAGGCGATCTCCTCGCCGCTGCTCGACAACGTGTCGGTGTCGGGCGCGACGGGCGTGCTGGTGAACATCACCGGCGGCAACGACCTGACGCTCGGCGAGGTGCACCAGATCAACGAGATCGTGCACGACGCCGTCGGCGACGACGCGGAGATCATCTTCGGCGCCGTGCACGAGCCGGCGATGCAGGGGGAGATTCGCGTCACGGTCATCGCCACGGGCTTCGACCGGCAGCTGCAGGTCGGCGGCGTGGGGATGGAGGCGTCGCGCAACTCGGGTGCGCAGAACATCATCCCGTTCACCCGCGACGGACGCGACCGCGCCCCGGCCGGCGCCCGTGTCGTGGCGCCGCGCACCGCGCCGGCGATGGAGGCGGCGCGTCCGCGCACGACCCCGCTGTCCGCGCCGCTCAACCCGGCGTCCGACCGCACGCCGCAGGACCTGAACGACATGGAGATCCCGACGTTCATCCGTCGGCAGATGGATTGACCGGATCGCTGCGGTCCCCGGTTCGCCTCTCCGCCCGCGGGCGCGCTCGTGACGAGTGCGCCCGCGGTTCGTCACATAGGGAACGAGTCGGCGGCGCGGCCCCGCCGGTCCTCGGTAAGTCGCGCCGCCGTGAGGTGTTGCGGGTGGTCGTACCGGGCATTAGGCTCTGCGGCTGACCGGAGCCTTCCACGCCCACGTACGTCGCGTCTCCCCCCGAGAGCTCCCTGGTGAACGACACCAAGTCGCACGCCGCCCCCCCGGCGCGACATCCCCTCCGCCTGCCCGCCGCGCCTCGGACCGCGCGGGGGCGCCCAACGATCGCCGCCTCCGCCGAGCCCGCGCCGTGACCTACGTGGTCGTGGCCGGCGCCGCCGCCGCGGCCGTCTACTTCGCGCCGCAGGCCCCCGCCGCGCGCCCCGTGACCGACCTCGCCGTGAACGACGCGGCGACCGAGGTCGCGCTCCCCGTCACCGCGCCGGTGGCGCCCGCGTGGCGGGAGCGCGTCGACACGCTCGGCCGCGGCGAGACGCTCGTGTCGGTGCTGCAGCGCGCCGGCGTGAGCCGCGTGCTCGCCGCGCAGGCGCTGCGCGCCGCCGGTGAGGCGACGTCGCTGCGCGCGGGCATCAAGGTGACGACGGTCGCGCGCGCCGGCGACTCGCTGCCGCAGGAGATCACGTACAAGCCCGCCGTCGACCGCGTGGTGCGCCTCCGCTATCTCGCCGGCGCGTGGCAGCGCATGGAGGAGAAGCTCGCGTGGCGCACCGACACGCTCGTGGCCCGCGGCGCGATCCGCTCCAGCCTGCACGACGCGCTGCACGCCGCGCTCGGCGACCGGCTGCCGAGCGCCGAGCGCTCCGAGATCGTGTGGAAGCTCGCCGACATCTTCGAGTACCGCGTCGACATGGACCGCGACCTCCAGCCGGGCGACTCCGTGCGCCTGCTGCTGGAGCGGAAGGTCGATCCGGAAGGGAAGCCGACCGAGGCGCACATCCTCGCGGCGAGCATGACGGTGAGCGGCAAGGAAGTCGACGCCATCCGCTTCGAGCGGCGCGGCGGCAGCACGACGTTCTTCGATCAGTACGGCAAGTCGCTGCGCGCCGCGTTCCTCCGCGCGCCCGTGGAGTTCCGCCGCATCTCGAGCGTGTTCGGCATGCGCAATCATCCGATCCTCGGCGAGTGGAAGATGCACAAGGGGACGGACTACGCCGCGGCCGCCGGCACGCCGGTGCGCGCGATCGGTGAGGGGACCGTCGCGTACGCGGGGTGGAAGTCGGGCTTCGGCAACGTCATCGAGGTTAGGCACTCGAACGGCTACGTGAGCCGCTACGGCCACCTGCGCGGCTTCGCGAAGGGCGTGCGGCGCGGCTCGTTCGTCGCCATCGGCAAGACGATCGGCTACGTCGG
This DNA window, taken from Gemmatirosa kalamazoonensis, encodes the following:
- a CDS encoding FtsW/RodA/SpoVE family cell cycle protein; its protein translation is MTTTTAARGLEPTQIGTYDRRAASRARRADVRERWRMGGEARALVFVNAVLLAFGLATLYSASAIVAMQSKLPSYYFFMKQLSGALVGIIVFAVVAKLDAERWRKWAWPLMGLALLMMLVTVLPFTRAIAPPIHGSRRFLLGGSIQPSEFAKLAVIVWTAMLLVKKQEDGTLRRLTKGLFPFLLVVGALAMFAILEPDLSIAMTFLLIMAIILFAGGVRIGHFIALGVMGIPVLWHEAEKLQYVVLRLISFFHPDEKAHAIVSYQLQQSLVAVGSGGVFGTGFGKGVQQYGFLPFPYSDFIGSNIGEEWGFVGLVLLTAFYALYAWLGFRIAAAARTPFQKMVAVGVTTTMVLTAYLHIGVVIGLLPTTGLTLPFISYGRSNLVLSLLMTGLLVNIGSEKQRIVGEHATNPFTP
- the murC gene encoding UDP-N-acetylmuramate--L-alanine ligase — encoded protein: MSLLSAVDPRPVHFVGVAGAGMSALAELLARRGAIVTGCDAHPSHEDDLRRLGIDVRAGHDPAHVRGARAVVVTSAVPKDHPELAAARAAGLPVIRRAEALAEAIAGGTVVGVAGTHGKTTTTVMTTEALTAAGLAPTGIAGGRVGAWGGNLRVGASIDAERALFVVEADEYDRSFLALTPDVAVVTNVEADHLDIYRDLDDIRGAFTEYARRARYVVASADDEGARSLPYAASSEVVRFGVTHVADARLVARDVRAENGGTRFLVTYDGEDLGEIALRVPGEHNVRNALAAIGVGLLLGAKLDAMRPGLESFGGVERRFQRLGAGAGVEVVDDYAHHPTEIEATLAAARAAFPGRRVVAAFQPHLFTRTRDFAGEFARALAAADAVFLTEIYPAREQPIDGVSADLIVDAARALGRPVTWRGERAALADALAAHAERGDVVITLGAGDVTLTGPELLERLRAPRHAEAGA
- a CDS encoding UDP-N-acetylglucosamine--N-acetylmuramyl-(pentapeptide) pyrophosphoryl-undecaprenol N-acetylglucosamine transferase gives rise to the protein MRIVVTGGGTGGHLYPGLAIARALVRADPRVQPFFVGARRGIERDVLPTTEFPHLLLDLHPLYRSAPWKNWLTVRGALGAWSTLGRLFREERPAAVIGTGGYAAGLALAYGVTHGVPTMLNEADSHPGLTTRLFARWAREVFLGFPEGARLLKPGRRTRVEAFGNPIEPPPAVRPDRPAARAAWGFPANGLVLLAVGGSQGAKAINDTLAAWVRRGLPDGVHLLWATGKNQYEPYAALDGASGDRVRVRPYLSPIAEAYAAADLALTRAGAMTIAELCAWGIPSVLVPLPTAAADHQTHNARAMANAGAAVHVPQSELTPERLDAVVGELRSESARGALAARAAERGRPDAAARIAARVLESVAGAPI
- the ftsZ gene encoding cell division protein FtsZ: MFEFEESATQNARMKVVGVGGGGGNAVNRMIDEHLEGVEFISVNTDAQALLSSKSDVKIQIGKKLTRGLGAGARPEIGRQAIDESRDEVLRVLQNADLVFITCGMGGGTGTGAAPVVCELAREAGALTVGIVTKPFLFEGRKRMRQAEQGIAEMRKHVDTMIVVPNERLLAVVGKGIPFQDALKKADEVLLHATQGISSLISVTGLVNVDFADVRTVMQNGGSALMGTGMGRGENRATEAAQQAISSPLLDNVSVSGATGVLVNITGGNDLTLGEVHQINEIVHDAVGDDAEIIFGAVHEPAMQGEIRVTVIATGFDRQLQVGGVGMEASRNSGAQNIIPFTRDGRDRAPAGARVVAPRTAPAMEAARPRTTPLSAPLNPASDRTPQDLNDMEIPTFIRRQMD
- a CDS encoding M23 family metallopeptidase is translated as MTYVVVAGAAAAAVYFAPQAPAARPVTDLAVNDAATEVALPVTAPVAPAWRERVDTLGRGETLVSVLQRAGVSRVLAAQALRAAGEATSLRAGIKVTTVARAGDSLPQEITYKPAVDRVVRLRYLAGAWQRMEEKLAWRTDTLVARGAIRSSLHDALHAALGDRLPSAERSEIVWKLADIFEYRVDMDRDLQPGDSVRLLLERKVDPEGKPTEAHILAASMTVSGKEVDAIRFERRGGSTTFFDQYGKSLRAAFLRAPVEFRRISSVFGMRNHPILGEWKMHKGTDYAAAAGTPVRAIGEGTVAYAGWKSGFGNVIEVRHSNGYVSRYGHLRGFAKGVRRGSFVAIGKTIGYVGMTGLATAPHLHFEMLVDGVQRDPRKALRDKIADPIPARERGAFAALRSRLFAALDLRAPSATTRVADAN
- a CDS encoding cell division protein FtsQ/DivIB, producing the protein MSAPAFAHDAMHDEHDDERVERPSRRRARDDDAPRRPRWRAIFGLTVLVLFVAALASSPWWVPRALSRLAYFRVRRVEIDGARYAPPAELLARLKVDTTWSVWTDLDALGRRVSRHPLVASARVERHLPGTLRVVVSERVPVAMTPSRDGLAVLGADGRVLPIDPSRVGGVDVPVVASPDAAALRVLDALRREAPVLYARVSELRRVGRDELRLTVMPERGDTVGQAPFLLRVSPDVTPARLADLLPVESDLARRRVRVSEIDLRYRDQVIARLP
- the ftsA gene encoding cell division protein FtsA, which produces MKTERTVAGLDIGSGKTVAVIAEIVGELPKRPGIRVLGVGEARTTGMRRGVVTDIEETTRSVRRALDDAERMAGVQADSAFVGIAGEHVRAMTSQGIVAVAGAEITKSDVDRVNQVARVQPLPQDRELLHAIPQEYSVDRGGGIQDPVGMTGMRLETEMYLVTIGASPATNLRKSVERAECKVRELVLEPLASALAVLTEDEKELGVALIELGAGSTDVAVFHEGKIRHLATIAFGGAHVTNDLVHGLGVTQHDAEQLKEQFAVAYESLVDQKEIIALPATATHGERQIPRELIAHIVHQRLDEIFDLVQRSVQGASYGGRLSGGVVLTGGGAAMPGVTELASDVFGTTARVGTPGEQVTGLRESVEGPGYATVLGLALYGASRVAIGGAPQKKRVTIETPGVDKWAQRVKLWLQDFF